Below is a genomic region from Desulfobacter sp..
TTGAGTGCATTTTCACTCAATGCATCAAAGGACAGGTGGGGGATGAGATTTCTGTCAATTTTTTCGCCGTTGGATATGTTCAAAAAAGCAGTTGTCATTTAATTCCTCCGCCAATGGCAGTCACCGCATCAATGATCGTTTGATATAATGTGTCCGGGATAAAAAAACATAATACCAGGGATGTTAATAGCAGTATATATTGTGGCCAGACCAGGCTGGCTTTTTCTTTGATAAGAATTTGTTTATCAGATGCCTGTTCATCGTTTCTGCCGCCCTTAAGATCATTAAATGAAATCTTCATGACCTGATTGGCAAGTCCTGCAAAAATAACGCAAAGGCTTAGGATGAAAATGGTGACCACCACATAGTGGCCTGTTTTAAAAGCACCCACGATAATAAAAAGCTCGCCGATGAAGATACCAAAGGGTGGAAATCCTGAAATGCCGGCAAACCCTGCAAAAAATGCCTTGAATGTTTTGGGCATCAGCCTTGCCATTTCTCCTGTGTTCTTGATCATCCGGTCTCCATATCCTAAAAGGATATTCCCGGAAGACAAAAACAAAGAGGATTTGATCAGGCTGTGGTGGATCATGCAGATCACGGCGCCATAAGCGGCAAGCCCGCCGATACCGGTTCCAAATGCTATGATCCCCATATTTTCAATACTGGAATAGGCCAGCATTCTTTTGTACTCATTCTGCTTAAGAATAAACGTGGCTGCCGCCAATATGGACATGAGCCCGAACACAATGAGAATGGTGCCCGAAAAATCCCCTAGCCCGGCAGCGTACATGATCTTATTGGTCTTGAAAATACCCAAATAGGCGCAGTTTAACAGCACCCCGGATAAAAGGGCCGAGGCAGGGCTGGGAGCCTCGCTATGGGCATCGGGAAGCCAGGTATGCATGGGCGCCAATCCCATTTTGGTACCGTACCCCACCAGGATAAAGACAAACCCCGCCTTGAGCCACATGGGATCAAGCGCTTTGGCCACCTGGGTCAGGGCAGAAAATGAAAGCGCGGATTCCACATTGCCGATATCCATGGAAAGGGTGATTAAAACCGTGCCCAAAAGGGCCATGGCAATCCCCACCGAACAAATGATCACATACTTCCAGGTGGCTTCAAGAGAAGCCGAAGACCTGTGGGTATAAATCAAAGGCGCACTTGCCAGGGTGGTGGCCTCAATGGCGATCCACATCACCATGATATGATCGGACAGGGTGACCATGGTCATGGTGGATAAAAATAAAAGCATGGAGCCTGTAAAAATATTCTCCGATTTCAGGTCGCTCTCTTTAAGATATCCCATGGTGTATATGGATATCAGAAAGAAAAGAAGCGAAATCACCAAAAGGGAGAGCAATCCTTCCGGGGTCACTGCAAAAAAATGATCAAAAACGGGCAGGGATCTGTTTTTCCACAACAGCAAGGAGAGAAACAGATGAATAGCTCCGGTGCCGACCAAAAGCTGGCGCCCGACTGCTCTGGGCAGGAAAAAAGCAAGGACGCCGGTAATAAAAGGGGCTAGAAAAATAATTTCCACCATGAAATAACACCTATTCCTTTAATGTTCTGAGTAGAGCCGTATCAACGTCGTCAAAGGTCTTTTTGATATTTTGAAAA
It encodes:
- a CDS encoding hydrogenase, with amino-acid sequence MVEIIFLAPFITGVLAFFLPRAVGRQLLVGTGAIHLFLSLLLWKNRSLPVFDHFFAVTPEGLLSLLVISLLFFLISIYTMGYLKESDLKSENIFTGSMLLFLSTMTMVTLSDHIMVMWIAIEATTLASAPLIYTHRSSASLEATWKYVIICSVGIAMALLGTVLITLSMDIGNVESALSFSALTQVAKALDPMWLKAGFVFILVGYGTKMGLAPMHTWLPDAHSEAPSPASALLSGVLLNCAYLGIFKTNKIMYAAGLGDFSGTILIVFGLMSILAAATFILKQNEYKRMLAYSSIENMGIIAFGTGIGGLAAYGAVICMIHHSLIKSSLFLSSGNILLGYGDRMIKNTGEMARLMPKTFKAFFAGFAGISGFPPFGIFIGELFIIVGAFKTGHYVVVTIFILSLCVIFAGLANQVMKISFNDLKGGRNDEQASDKQILIKEKASLVWPQYILLLTSLVLCFFIPDTLYQTIIDAVTAIGGGIK